In Candidatus Desulforudis audaxviator MP104C, a genomic segment contains:
- the cmr4 gene encoding type III-B CRISPR module RAMP protein Cmr4 — protein MTVEARLLFVYALSSLHAGTEQGVGVIDLPVAREKATGLPYLPGSSLKGVLRDACRDNEMRKKVFGPDADSAHEHAGSVQISDQRLLLLPVRSLKGTFAWVTSPYILRRFLRDAENVGVSSIPSGVPVPTLETSCLVSNDGSAIVLNNQVILEDLDLTAETNSDAREWAEWIDRQVFPDDTSGQEMLNARFCVVHDDVMSFLLDTATEVFARVRLREDAKTVETGGLWYEEALPAETVLAGLILANPVKAKPDEVFETFSGLMEKPLQLGGKATVGRGLCRLRMIGGN, from the coding sequence ATGACGGTGGAGGCACGCTTGCTCTTCGTGTACGCGCTTTCTTCTCTGCACGCAGGGACGGAGCAGGGTGTGGGGGTGATCGATCTCCCAGTGGCCCGCGAAAAGGCTACGGGCCTGCCTTACCTTCCTGGCTCTTCCCTTAAGGGGGTACTGCGCGATGCCTGTAGGGATAATGAAATGCGGAAAAAGGTTTTCGGTCCCGATGCCGATAGCGCCCACGAGCATGCCGGCTCAGTCCAGATCTCGGACCAGCGGCTGCTCTTGTTGCCCGTGCGTAGCCTTAAGGGAACGTTTGCGTGGGTTACATCACCCTACATTTTGCGCCGCTTCCTTCGGGATGCAGAAAACGTAGGGGTTTCTAGCATACCTTCGGGTGTCCCTGTACCCACCCTGGAAACTTCCTGCCTTGTATCCAATGACGGCTCTGCGATTGTACTGAACAACCAGGTCATCCTGGAGGATCTGGACCTGACCGCCGAAACCAATAGCGATGCGCGCGAGTGGGCAGAGTGGATTGACAGACAGGTTTTCCCGGATGACACCAGCGGGCAGGAGATGCTAAACGCGCGTTTTTGCGTTGTGCATGACGACGTGATGAGCTTCCTGCTTGATACTGCGACGGAAGTCTTCGCCCGCGTCAGGCTGCGCGAAGACGCAAAAACGGTGGAAACAGGCGGGCTCTGGTACGAAGAGGCCCTGCCGGCAGAGACGGTTCTTGCGGGGCTGATACTCGCGAACCCGGTTAAGGCGAAACCAGATGAGGTGTTTGAAACCTTTAGCGGGTTAATGGAAAAGCCGCTGCAGTTAGGTGGCAAGGCGACGGTCGGTCGCGGCCTGTGTCGCCTTCGGATGATAGGGGGAAATTAG
- the cmr1 gene encoding type III-B CRISPR module RAMP protein Cmr1 translates to MVPLVTQIRSYELITPLFGGGVEPGETDPVTVIRGPEIRGQLRFWWRACRGGRFNGDLAAMKEAEDELWGAASTERKPMPSQVEIMISIEQSGESKHPFEVVAGLVDGRKDQPKPKVKANEIVAPAYAAFPLQPSEKEMRAGGIGMQTKTVRTKVCFTLKITYPEKRREEVEAALWAWETFGGIGARTRRGFGASKLVSVDGKPVTPSRANEVEAKIRKGLQKHVVSGTWPASVPHLSLNPRMKVTGRRSDPIAAWEYLVKCLRDFRQSRYPGASPRQPGRSQWPEPDEIRRLTDRRCDRHARSLSTVRKFPRAAFGLPIVFHFKDEKIGDPYDTILQGRDYERLASPLILRPLACADGAVGLAVVLEGTGVTVLPDSLILRKKEEVDISWPVEAAIEAQEAQELSPLNGIPDVLQAFLKKL, encoded by the coding sequence ATGGTGCCGCTGGTGACCCAAATCCGCAGCTACGAATTGATTACCCCCCTGTTTGGTGGCGGTGTGGAGCCGGGAGAGACCGATCCGGTAACGGTCATCCGGGGCCCGGAAATTCGGGGGCAGCTGCGTTTCTGGTGGCGCGCCTGCCGGGGCGGGCGCTTCAACGGCGATCTGGCGGCGATGAAAGAGGCGGAGGATGAACTCTGGGGGGCAGCCAGCACAGAGAGAAAACCAATGCCGTCCCAAGTGGAGATTATGATCTCGATCGAACAAAGTGGGGAGAGCAAGCACCCGTTTGAGGTTGTCGCGGGTTTGGTAGACGGGCGTAAAGACCAACCAAAACCGAAAGTTAAAGCGAATGAAATTGTAGCCCCCGCTTACGCGGCATTTCCTTTGCAACCGTCGGAAAAGGAAATGCGGGCCGGCGGTATCGGCATGCAAACTAAAACGGTGCGCACCAAGGTCTGCTTTACGTTGAAGATCACGTATCCCGAAAAACGGCGAGAGGAGGTAGAAGCCGCGCTCTGGGCCTGGGAGACTTTTGGCGGCATTGGTGCCCGCACGCGGCGTGGTTTTGGGGCGTCGAAGCTGGTTAGTGTTGACGGCAAGCCCGTTACTCCATCCAGGGCCAATGAGGTTGAAGCCAAAATTCGCAAAGGCCTGCAAAAGCACGTGGTCAGCGGGACCTGGCCTGCCAGCGTGCCGCATCTTTCCTTGAATCCGCGTATGAAAGTTACAGGTAGGCGTTCGGACCCTATCGCCGCCTGGGAGTATCTGGTCAAATGCCTCCGAGACTTTCGCCAGAGCCGCTACCCAGGGGCCTCTCCAAGGCAGCCGGGGCGCAGCCAATGGCCCGAGCCGGATGAAATCAGAAGACTTACAGACCGTCGATGCGACAGGCACGCCAGGTCCCTTTCGACAGTGAGGAAGTTCCCGCGGGCGGCCTTCGGGTTGCCGATTGTATTTCATTTCAAGGACGAGAAGATCGGTGACCCATACGATACTATACTGCAGGGTCGAGATTACGAGCGCCTGGCCAGCCCCCTTATCTTGCGGCCGTTAGCCTGCGCGGATGGTGCTGTTGGCCTGGCAGTGGTTTTAGAAGGAACGGGTGTCACGGTGCTCCCAGACAGCCTGATTCTTAGAAAAAAGGAAGAAGTCGATATAAGCTGGCCGGTGGAGGCGGCAATCGAGGCTCAAGAGGCTCAAGAGTTATCGCCGCTCAATGGGATCCCAGATGTCTTACAGGCTTTTTTAAAGAAACTCTAA
- a CDS encoding type III-B CRISPR module-associated protein Cmr3, with protein MTVWIIEPRDPLIARDGRPFGPVPGARAESLAFPFPSTTTGAVRTRNGLDASGCFQPGEVPRVKQINVRGPLLVELDAGTGDVTRWLVPAPADALLLELKSADTAKAEIKQLVPLQLPPGAGTNLPEAMALVGMPHRDPRKPSTKAPQYWDWDSFQQWLLNPQERDEVSLSDLGHDGLVREARMHVSIRPNTQTADEERGALFQTRGLEFIHMPEKQALSKARRLGLAVATDAPSLKPGIGPLGGERRLVFWRRSNETLPSLSGALEERIAALGHCRLILLTPAHFKAGWKPAWLLEGREGVIPSLQAVALKRCQTVSGWDFAKGERKPTRRLAPAGTVYFLKLDGDSAAVKRWIDTIWMHCVSDEEQDRRDGFGLAVLGVWDGTFHRMEV; from the coding sequence ATGACCGTCTGGATCATTGAACCCCGCGATCCCCTTATTGCCCGCGACGGCCGCCCCTTCGGGCCTGTGCCCGGCGCGCGAGCGGAATCACTAGCCTTTCCCTTTCCTTCGACAACTACAGGGGCTGTCCGCACACGCAACGGGCTCGATGCGTCAGGTTGCTTCCAGCCCGGGGAGGTTCCCCGGGTGAAGCAGATTAATGTCCGGGGGCCGCTGCTGGTGGAGTTGGATGCTGGCACGGGGGACGTTACCCGCTGGCTGGTTCCGGCGCCTGCTGACGCGCTTTTACTCGAACTTAAATCAGCTGATACTGCCAAAGCAGAAATCAAGCAGCTTGTCCCCTTACAGTTACCGCCGGGAGCAGGCACAAACCTTCCAGAGGCTATGGCACTGGTAGGCATGCCCCACCGGGATCCGCGTAAGCCATCCACCAAAGCACCGCAATATTGGGACTGGGACTCCTTCCAACAGTGGCTTTTAAATCCCCAAGAACGTGATGAGGTTTCTCTATCCGACCTGGGACATGACGGTCTGGTGCGGGAGGCGCGGATGCATGTAAGTATACGGCCGAATACGCAAACAGCAGATGAAGAGCGGGGCGCCCTTTTTCAAACCCGGGGTCTGGAGTTTATTCATATGCCTGAAAAACAGGCGCTTTCCAAGGCGCGGCGGCTGGGGCTGGCGGTGGCTACGGACGCTCCCAGCCTGAAACCAGGGATTGGTCCTCTGGGCGGCGAACGGCGCCTGGTCTTTTGGCGGCGAAGCAACGAAACGCTTCCATCCCTTTCCGGAGCTCTGGAGGAGAGAATCGCTGCCCTGGGCCACTGCCGCCTCATCCTGCTGACGCCGGCACACTTCAAGGCGGGCTGGAAACCGGCGTGGCTCCTTGAAGGCCGGGAAGGTGTGATACCGTCCTTGCAGGCGGTGGCGCTCAAGAGGTGTCAGACTGTTTCTGGCTGGGATTTCGCGAAGGGCGAGCGTAAGCCCACCCGTCGCCTGGCGCCTGCAGGCACGGTGTACTTCCTGAAACTTGATGGTGACAGCGCGGCGGTTAAAAGGTGGATAGACACCATTTGGATGCACTGTGTCAGCGACGAGGAGCAGGATCGCCGCGACGGGTTCGGTCTTGCCGTTCTTGGGGTGTGGGACGGCACATTTCACCGGATGGAGGTGTGA
- the cas10 gene encoding type III-B CRISPR-associated protein Cas10/Cmr2 — protein MAEMHLVVFHIGPVQDFIATARRSRDLWFGSWLLSELAKAAALEIVQQNGNDISCLVFPAPDKLEQLKSFDFNAPNKVVARVRCDPAELRESVREAILRRLCEICDDAYKKIKGGFDREIAKRQVEDFPEFFWASYPFNGNYKQARDFAEALLNARKVTRNFAPITWGSPAPKCSLDGCRESVITGSVYSRMNESQLYENYRVQRGEYLCGVCLLKRHGRRGSEEYFFSTSHVAALPLLERLTNQHQPLVDAYIGKLKELGITADALQTVWLHHPVFGPHDGQLLFEERLREFFKEEEEGKLLQAKEALRTFLKQAFDSKKPLPYYTLLLADGDHVGKVIDTQETPEKHQELSRSQSRFALEVRDIVQHHQGSLLYSGGDDVLALVPLHTVLACARSLAETFRQRFAGFKAEDGGKEISLTLSVGIAVVHHLDPLSDALELARRAEKAAKSVGGKNALAVTLSKRGGVERTVKDTWGVLDRRLERFIDLHRAEAVPDGAAYELRDLARQLEASDENLKSTLQKAAYAEAKRILRRKKARRGTEPIAEDILSELEVFLDKDRFSFEKLKQLADELIIAREFAAAMDLTNIPLPVPSTGEVIKNDRLDH, from the coding sequence ATGGCTGAGATGCACCTTGTCGTTTTTCACATTGGACCGGTTCAGGATTTCATCGCTACCGCGCGGCGCAGTCGCGATCTTTGGTTTGGCTCGTGGTTGTTGAGTGAACTGGCAAAGGCCGCCGCGCTGGAAATCGTGCAGCAGAATGGGAACGATATTTCCTGCCTTGTGTTTCCAGCCCCTGATAAGTTAGAGCAGTTGAAGTCTTTCGACTTCAACGCGCCCAACAAAGTCGTAGCCCGGGTAAGGTGCGATCCGGCGGAATTGCGCGAGTCCGTCCGGGAAGCCATACTCAGGCGCCTTTGCGAAATTTGTGATGATGCCTACAAAAAGATTAAGGGCGGGTTTGATCGTGAAATTGCTAAGCGGCAGGTGGAAGACTTTCCTGAGTTCTTCTGGGCTTCCTACCCCTTTAACGGTAACTACAAACAGGCGCGTGACTTCGCCGAAGCCCTCCTGAACGCCCGGAAGGTGACGCGCAACTTCGCGCCCATTACGTGGGGAAGCCCCGCTCCCAAATGTTCTCTCGACGGGTGCCGGGAGTCGGTCATTACCGGGAGTGTATACAGTCGGATGAATGAAAGCCAGCTTTATGAAAATTACCGCGTGCAGCGTGGCGAGTATCTGTGCGGGGTATGTTTATTAAAACGTCACGGGAGGCGCGGATCAGAGGAGTATTTTTTCAGTACTTCCCACGTGGCTGCTCTCCCTTTGCTGGAAAGGCTCACCAACCAGCACCAGCCTCTTGTGGATGCATACATCGGAAAATTGAAGGAACTTGGCATCACGGCGGATGCCCTGCAAACGGTGTGGCTGCATCATCCCGTATTTGGTCCCCATGACGGCCAGTTGTTATTTGAAGAGCGCCTGCGCGAATTTTTCAAAGAAGAAGAAGAAGGGAAACTGTTGCAAGCCAAAGAGGCGCTGCGCACTTTCCTAAAACAAGCCTTTGACAGCAAAAAGCCGCTTCCTTATTACACGCTTCTCCTCGCCGACGGTGATCACGTGGGTAAAGTTATTGATACCCAGGAAACTCCCGAAAAGCACCAAGAACTTTCCCGTTCTCAGAGCCGCTTTGCCCTAGAGGTCCGAGATATAGTACAGCACCACCAGGGTTCGCTTTTATATTCCGGTGGCGATGATGTGCTGGCTCTTGTGCCCCTGCACACGGTGCTGGCGTGCGCCCGTAGCCTGGCTGAGACGTTCCGCCAGCGGTTTGCTGGTTTTAAAGCAGAAGATGGCGGAAAGGAAATATCCCTTACCCTTTCGGTCGGCATTGCTGTTGTCCACCATCTTGATCCCCTCTCTGATGCCCTTGAGTTGGCGCGGCGAGCGGAAAAAGCCGCTAAATCCGTAGGTGGCAAAAACGCCTTGGCGGTAACGCTCAGCAAACGAGGTGGGGTGGAGCGGACCGTTAAAGATACGTGGGGCGTCCTGGACCGGCGGCTGGAACGGTTCATTGACCTGCATCGAGCCGAAGCCGTACCTGATGGAGCCGCTTACGAACTACGCGACCTGGCCAGGCAGCTCGAGGCGTCAGATGAAAATTTAAAGAGTACGCTTCAAAAAGCAGCGTACGCAGAGGCTAAGCGTATTTTGCGCCGCAAGAAGGCCCGGCGTGGTACTGAGCCAATAGCGGAAGATATTCTCAGTGAGCTAGAGGTTTTCCTTGACAAGGATAGGTTTTCTTTCGAAAAACTTAAGCAACTGGCTGACGAACTCATCATTGCCCGAGAATTTGCTGCCGCCATGGATCTGACTAATATACCCCTGCCTGTACCCTCAACCGGCGAGGTGATAAAAAATGACCGTCTGGATCATTGA
- the csx15 gene encoding CRISPR-associated protein Csx15, with the protein MNEAIWRRIKRYVDLGREAPKVELKQTLDLSTREKQAEFVKDVTAIANTPGGTGYVIIGVLDNTKCPRDRFLPENYVVGFSPSDPDELERQMIVALSNYCDPAPEIAFTQVLHPQTGRNIGVVTIARSAGRPHKFIRGSTGIERQDVFIRRGTATFKASPQEIIEMAQAPAFPEVIAINFSSHPLTSFQQEQLRERFHVHIEELIELPVHFLAQEDLKPQAKKWIEEVGLALEEWSEKNIVLILPGLAPGAATILAAIHGLRGGFPKILWVYQAPNDRTQYEVAQVVDLQALRDMGREIRSSVL; encoded by the coding sequence GTGAATGAGGCTATTTGGCGGCGCATTAAAAGATATGTTGATCTTGGCCGCGAAGCGCCAAAGGTAGAGCTCAAACAAACCTTGGACCTTTCCACAAGGGAGAAGCAGGCGGAGTTTGTCAAGGACGTTACGGCCATTGCCAACACCCCGGGCGGTACCGGTTACGTTATTATCGGTGTTTTGGACAACACAAAATGTCCCCGAGATCGGTTCTTGCCAGAGAATTACGTAGTGGGCTTTTCACCATCGGATCCGGACGAACTGGAGAGACAAATGATAGTGGCACTGAGCAATTATTGCGATCCGGCTCCAGAAATCGCGTTTACCCAAGTTTTGCATCCCCAAACTGGCCGCAACATCGGCGTAGTAACGATCGCCCGCTCCGCCGGGAGACCACATAAATTCATTCGTGGGAGTACTGGGATTGAGCGGCAGGATGTATTCATACGCCGTGGTACCGCTACATTCAAGGCGTCTCCTCAAGAAATCATCGAAATGGCGCAAGCCCCAGCATTTCCAGAAGTCATCGCGATTAATTTCAGTAGCCATCCGCTTACCAGTTTTCAGCAGGAACAACTCAGGGAGAGATTTCATGTCCACATAGAAGAGTTAATTGAACTGCCGGTCCATTTTCTTGCTCAAGAAGACCTAAAGCCTCAGGCGAAGAAGTGGATTGAAGAGGTGGGTCTGGCTCTGGAGGAATGGTCCGAGAAAAATATAGTTCTTATTCTGCCAGGCCTTGCCCCTGGAGCCGCGACTATTTTAGCCGCTATTCACGGCCTGCGGGGAGGCTTCCCCAAGATCTTGTGGGTTTATCAAGCTCCCAACGACCGTACCCAGTACGAGGTTGCGCAAGTTGTTGACTTGCAAGCCTTGCGCGACATGGGAAGGGAGATCCGCAGTAGCGTCCTGTGA
- the csx15 gene encoding CRISPR-associated protein Csx15, protein MILLNFSHPLTAEQLQQLEELAGRKVDRVVEIDAQIDPQQPIVPQVVGMVDRAGLTTEEWQTLPILINPPSLNFSAATLLAELHGRCGYFLPVVRLRPVANSVPPRFEVAEIVNLQAVREGARGKR, encoded by the coding sequence TTGATTCTCCTTAACTTTTCCCATCCCCTTACTGCGGAGCAGTTGCAACAACTGGAAGAGCTTGCCGGGAGAAAGGTGGACCGGGTGGTCGAGATCGACGCCCAGATCGACCCCCAGCAGCCCATCGTTCCCCAGGTCGTGGGCATGGTGGACCGGGCCGGACTCACAACGGAGGAGTGGCAGACGTTGCCCATTCTTATTAACCCGCCGTCTCTGAACTTCAGCGCGGCGACCCTCCTGGCCGAGCTGCACGGGCGTTGTGGCTACTTCCTGCCGGTGGTGCGCCTCCGGCCGGTGGCCAACAGCGTACCGCCCCGCTTCGAGGTGGCCGAGATAGTGAACCTCCAGGCGGTGCGGGAAGGAGCACGGGGGAAAAGGTAG
- a CDS encoding CRISPR-associated ring nuclease, producing MKVTPVMSGAPGRHATLICTLGVEPQVVTITLDCLLAEGAPVDEVVAVHTEDAGVREALAVLEEEFSGVIYPSVTLRAVPVTVPGGPVADFRGEDELRGLLRALYTEVRRAREQGRVVHLCVSGGRKVMGIMAVVVAQLLFGPEDRAWHLVTEGWRPGAERRLHLPPGEKVWLVPVPVLRWSEAATLMRTVAELDDPAAVVEWYEKLSREARERRKGEFIRRWLTPAEREVVRLACKGLDNAAIARALFKGEQTVANQLGAAYEKLREWLEYPEGNVDRSRLIAEFAPYFVFTEEEG from the coding sequence ATGAAAGTGACCCCTGTGATGTCGGGAGCTCCGGGTCGTCATGCTACTTTGATCTGTACCCTGGGAGTGGAACCCCAGGTGGTGACCATTACTCTTGACTGTCTCCTGGCTGAAGGCGCGCCGGTGGATGAGGTAGTAGCCGTCCACACCGAGGACGCCGGTGTCCGGGAGGCCCTGGCGGTGCTGGAAGAGGAGTTCTCCGGTGTAATCTACCCCAGCGTGACGCTGCGGGCGGTTCCGGTGACCGTGCCCGGCGGCCCGGTCGCCGATTTCCGGGGCGAGGATGAGCTGCGCGGCCTCCTGCGCGCTCTTTACACCGAGGTCCGCCGGGCGCGGGAGCAAGGGCGGGTTGTGCACCTGTGTGTGTCGGGCGGCCGCAAAGTCATGGGGATCATGGCGGTGGTTGTCGCTCAGCTCCTTTTCGGCCCCGAGGACCGTGCCTGGCATCTGGTCACCGAGGGCTGGCGGCCCGGCGCTGAGCGCCGCCTGCATCTGCCGCCGGGAGAGAAAGTGTGGCTCGTGCCGGTCCCGGTACTGCGCTGGAGCGAAGCGGCTACGCTGATGCGTACGGTGGCCGAGCTGGATGATCCGGCGGCGGTCGTGGAATGGTACGAGAAACTGAGCCGCGAAGCCCGGGAACGGCGGAAGGGGGAGTTCATCCGCCGCTGGCTGACCCCGGCCGAGCGGGAGGTAGTCCGCCTGGCCTGCAAAGGCTTGGATAACGCGGCCATCGCCAGAGCCCTCTTCAAGGGGGAGCAGACCGTGGCCAACCAACTCGGCGCCGCCTACGAGAAGCTGAGGGAGTGGCTTGAGTACCCTGAGGGCAACGTCGACCGCTCCCGGCTCATCGCCGAGTTCGCGCCTTACTTTGTTTTCACGGAGGAAGAGGGATAA
- a CDS encoding 4Fe-4S dicluster domain-containing protein yields MKPPAAVALITIAPSGKPEAACVKCGQCNRVCPMDVDVMSFISQGKKVRDTECILCMECRLVCPAGAIA; encoded by the coding sequence ATGAAACCGCCGGCCGCGGTGGCGCTGATCACTATTGCACCGTCCGGAAAACCGGAGGCGGCCTGTGTAAAGTGCGGTCAATGTAATCGTGTCTGCCCGATGGATGTTGACGTGATGTCTTTCATCAGCCAGGGAAAGAAAGTCCGGGACACCGAGTGCATTCTGTGTATGGAATGCCGGCTGGTCTGCCCCGCCGGGGCCATTGCCTGA
- a CDS encoding type II toxin-antitoxin system RelE family toxin: MRLEVTEPAQKDLADQDKKTQRRIKTALDRLLTYPQAVDLKKLQGSPGIWRLRMN, translated from the coding sequence ATGAGGCTTGAGGTGACCGAGCCGGCCCAGAAAGACCTGGCCGACCAGGACAAGAAAACCCAAAGGCGCATTAAGACTGCCCTGGACAGACTTTTGACCTACCCGCAAGCCGTAGACCTGAAGAAACTCCAGGGTAGCCCGGGCATTTGGCGGCTGAGGATGAACTGA
- a CDS encoding helix-turn-helix domain-containing protein: MTDEKPKAGLDPDGIPPEEAAERLAVSPKSIWEWLRQGKLKGVRAGRLWRIRERDLEAFLDPVLHTLEKAPEDDEPLTEEDKKAVAEAEKAIAQGKTKPWEQVKREMGL, from the coding sequence ATGACCGATGAAAAACCGAAGGCTGGCCTTGACCCGGATGGAATTCCCCCGGAAGAAGCTGCTGAGCGCTTGGCCGTAAGCCCCAAAAGCATCTGGGAGTGGCTGCGGCAGGGGAAACTCAAGGGGGTCAGAGCGGGAAGGCTCTGGCGGATAAGGGAGCGGGATCTGGAGGCCTTCCTAGACCCCGTGCTTCACACCCTGGAGAAGGCTCCAGAAGACGATGAGCCGTTAACCGAAGAGGACAAGAAAGCCGTAGCCGAAGCGGAGAAGGCAATAGCTCAGGGTAAGACCAAGCCCTGGGAGCAGGTCAAAAGGGAAATGGGACTATGA
- a CDS encoding ArsA-related P-loop ATPase has protein sequence MTAAVTPTAAGQGPRFEWKSTALNLFGFPTDAVVINRLQPAELKDEHFRVWKELQERYVTVIEESFAPLPVFRVPLFDRGMVGPDALRELARACFGAEDPARLFYRGLTQTIEKDQDGYLVSLRLPFVDKKDVSLTQKGDELYVQAGDCKRNMLLPRTLAGKEVKNAVLEGGVLKIWFRGEADDR, from the coding sequence CTGACGGCAGCCGTCACGCCAACGGCTGCGGGACAAGGACCGCGTTTCGAGTGGAAAAGCACGGCCCTAAACCTGTTCGGCTTTCCCACCGACGCGGTGGTGATCAACCGGTTGCAGCCCGCCGAGCTCAAGGACGAGCACTTCCGCGTCTGGAAGGAGTTGCAGGAGCGGTACGTCACGGTGATCGAGGAGAGCTTCGCGCCCCTGCCGGTTTTCCGCGTGCCCCTGTTCGACCGGGGGATGGTGGGACCGGACGCCTTGCGGGAGCTAGCCCGCGCCTGCTTCGGCGCGGAAGATCCCGCACGGCTGTTTTACCGGGGTCTGACGCAGACGATCGAAAAGGACCAAGACGGGTACCTGGTTTCCCTCCGGCTGCCGTTCGTGGACAAAAAGGACGTGTCCCTGACGCAGAAGGGCGACGAACTGTACGTTCAGGCCGGGGACTGCAAGCGCAACATGTTGCTGCCGCGCACGCTGGCGGGAAAAGAGGTCAAAAACGCCGTGCTGGAGGGCGGCGTGCTGAAAATTTGGTTCAGAGGTGAGGCCGATGACCGATGA
- a CDS encoding type II toxin-antitoxin system PemK/MazF family toxin: MEIKRGDVFLVNFNPARGSEQAGCRPAVVVQNDVGNKYGPTTIVIAVTTTLKDYPFLVKLSAGEGGLEKDSTANAAQVLTVDKLRLVRKLGNLTSEKMREINRALAVSLGLTLGETQD, encoded by the coding sequence GTGGAGATTAAACGTGGCGATGTTTTCCTGGTGAACTTTAACCCGGCGCGGGGAAGTGAGCAGGCGGGCTGTCGGCCCGCCGTCGTCGTTCAAAACGATGTGGGCAACAAGTATGGCCCAACCACAATTGTGATCGCAGTGACCACTACTCTCAAGGATTACCCCTTCCTGGTGAAGTTAAGCGCTGGAGAAGGGGGACTGGAGAAAGACAGCACGGCCAATGCCGCCCAGGTGTTGACCGTGGACAAGTTGCGCTTGGTGCGCAAGCTGGGGAATCTCACTTCAGAGAAAATGCGCGAGATAAATCGGGCGCTGGCGGTGAGCCTTGGGTTGACTCTCGGAGAGACCCAGGATTAA
- a CDS encoding ribbon-helix-helix domain-containing protein, producing the protein MNAKIAVSLPEQLLSVLDSLARKWATTRSGAVAELLRRAEQEELEVRLRQGYLEMAELHKAHAELFLPSQAEVFRGGD; encoded by the coding sequence GTGAACGCGAAAATCGCCGTAAGTTTGCCGGAACAGCTTCTCTCCGTTTTGGATTCCTTGGCCCGGAAATGGGCCACCACCAGAAGCGGCGCTGTAGCCGAGCTGCTGCGGCGTGCGGAGCAGGAGGAGCTGGAGGTCCGGCTCAGGCAAGGCTATCTTGAAATGGCGGAGCTTCACAAAGCCCACGCCGAGCTTTTCCTTCCGTCGCAAGCAGAGGTGTTTCGCGGTGGAGATTAA
- a CDS encoding EscU/YscU/HrcU family type III secretion system export apparatus switch protein, giving the protein MKRERKSGETRRPDKPRVAAALTYEDGPDAVPRVVAVGKGLFAARIEEVARASGVPVYRDPQLAWTLAGLGLDREIPPELYQVVAQVIAWVYYLEDRQPPVGAGGGRQGDRWENNRR; this is encoded by the coding sequence GTGAAGCGGGAACGGAAGTCCGGCGAAACACGGAGGCCGGACAAACCCCGGGTAGCGGCTGCACTGACCTACGAGGACGGACCTGACGCCGTTCCCCGGGTGGTTGCCGTGGGCAAGGGCCTGTTTGCGGCCCGGATTGAGGAGGTGGCGCGGGCGTCCGGTGTGCCGGTGTACCGGGATCCGCAGTTGGCCTGGACGTTGGCCGGGCTGGGCCTTGACCGCGAAATCCCGCCGGAGTTATACCAAGTTGTGGCGCAAGTGATCGCCTGGGTATATTATCTGGAGGACCGACAACCGCCGGTTGGAGCCGGGGGCGGAAGGCAGGGAGATAGATGGGAGAACAACCGACGATGA
- the rnhA gene encoding ribonuclease HI, with translation MSEVVIYTDGACSGNPGPGGWAAVILDGVARRELTGSDPKTTNQRMELLAAIRSLQALGEEPRRVTLYSDSAYLVNCFRDRWYERWEQNGWVNAKKQPVQNRDLWEELLRLARRHRVTFRKIKGHGSNELNNRADALARGALPPGAR, from the coding sequence ATGAGTGAAGTGGTGATTTACACCGACGGGGCTTGTTCCGGGAACCCAGGGCCCGGAGGCTGGGCCGCCGTAATCCTGGACGGGGTCGCCCGGCGGGAACTTACCGGGTCAGACCCGAAAACGACCAACCAGCGGATGGAACTCCTGGCGGCGATCAGGTCTTTGCAGGCCCTGGGGGAAGAGCCGCGGCGGGTCACCCTGTACAGTGACTCGGCTTACCTGGTGAACTGTTTCCGGGACCGGTGGTATGAACGCTGGGAGCAAAATGGCTGGGTGAACGCCAAGAAGCAACCCGTTCAGAACCGGGACCTCTGGGAAGAACTGCTGCGCCTTGCCCGGCGGCACCGGGTCACGTTCCGGAAGATCAAGGGGCACGGCAGCAACGAGTTGAACAACCGTGCCGACGCTCTGGCCCGGGGGGCTCTTCCCCCTGGCGCTCGCTGA